The genomic interval CCAGGCGACCGCCATGTCCGGATGGTGGTCGGCGCCCTCCGCCGCCTCCGCGATCCGGTTCGCCAGCGCCATCGCGGCGGCGAAGTCGTTGACGTCGTAGCGCTTGTGCAGCGCGCCGTCCTGCACCTGCCAGCCGGCGCCGAGCGAGTTCAGCGCCTCCGTCAGCTCGAGCTCGTTGAGTACGGCCATCGACTCGAAGCCTACCCGCGGTATCGTGCGGCGATGCCCCCTCGCGAGCTGAGCGATACGGATCGCGCGATCATCGACATCCTCCAGCGCGAGGGGAGGACGACGTACGCCGAGATCGGCTCGCGGGTCGGCATCTCGGCGACGGCGGCGCACGAGCGGATCAAGAAGCTCGAGGCGCGGGGCGTGATCATGGGGTACCAGGCGGCGATCGACCCGGCCCAGGTCGGCGCCGGGATCACGGCGTTCGTCTTCGTCTCCCAGGCGGCCGGTCCGCGGGGGCACCTGGAGGAGCTGTTTGCCGACCTGCCGTGGGTGCAGGAATGCCACCACGTCGCAGGGGACGAGACCCTGCTGCTGAAGGTGCGGGCGGAGTCGATGCCCGCGCTCGAGCACCTGGTGTGGGACATCCGGTCGCTCGACTCGGTGGAGCGAACGCGCACGGTCGTCGTGCTGGCGACGGTGTTCGAGAACCGGCCGGTCGCCGCGGCGGGCGTGGCGGCGGGCTCGAACGGCGGATCTGCCCCGAACGCGGGCTGACCCGGGGGCTCGGAGTGCGCCTGCCTGGTCAGCCCCTGCGGGGCAGACCAGCGGTTGGGGTGGCGGCCGGGTCAGCCCACCACCGCCGTAGGGGCGCGGCCCCTCCGGCCGCGTCAGCGCGCTGTCGACCCCGCCGCGAGCGCCTGCGCCAGCGCCTCGCCGTCCAGGCCGTACACCACCGTCCCGCGGTGCCCGCGCATCGTCGCCGACTGCAGCATCGCGTTCAGGATCGCCTCCTCGGTCGCGTCGATGACCGCGTCGAACAGCGCCCCGATCCGCGCGTGTGCGACCGTCCTCACCGCGACCTCGGTTCCCCCCTCGGCGATCAGCGCGCCGAGCCCGCGGTTCCCGGTCGCGAAGCACAGCATCAGGTCGCCCGAGCCGTCTTCTCCGGCGCCGCCGGTGCGCCCCACCCCCAGCGCCGCGCGCTGAGCCAGACGGCGGCATTGCAGCGGCAGCAGCGGGGCGTCGGTCGCCACCACCACGATGATCGAGCCGCTCCCCGCCTGTCGCTCCCAGGGATACTCGGGCAGCGGGATCGATCCGAGCCGCTCGCCGACCGGCACGCCGTTGACCCGCAACCTCTGCCGCCGCCCGTGGTTTGCCTGCACCAGCACGCCCACGGTGTAGCCGCCCTGATCGGCCGGCACGACCCGTGACGCGGTGCCGATCCCGCCCTTGAGCTCGTGGCACACCATGCCCGTGCCGGAGCCGACGCTGCCCTCCGCGACAGGCCCCGGCGCGGCGGATGCCAGCGCGGCGAGCGCATGAGCCGCCGTCACGTGCTGCCCGTTGATGTCGTTCAGGCCGCCGTCGTAGGTCTCCGCGACGACCGGCATCGACCACACGGCCTCGTCGGCCGGTGCGTGGAGCACCGCGTCGCGCACGATCGCATCGCGCACGACGCCGACGCTGTGGGTGTTCGTGAGCCCGATCGTCCCGGCCAGCAGGCCGGTCTCCTCGATCCAGTGGATCCCCGTCATCTCGCCGTTGCCGTTCAGCCGGTGGTGGCCCGCGAACACCGGGTCGAGCAGCGCCTCGCCCTCGTGCGGACGTATGACCGTGACCCCGGTGCGGACGTCGTCGCCCTCGACCAGCGTCGTGTGGCCGACCCGGACGCCGGGGACGTCCGTGATCGCGCCGTGCTCGCCGGATGGGAACGGGCCGATCCGGATGCCGAGCTCGCGGGCGCGCATCGCGCCACGTTACTCGATGACGAGCGGCTCCTCGGAGGCGGCCATGTCGGCGATCCGGTACCCCTTCACGTCCGCGCCGCCGCCCGCGAGCGAGACGATCACGTACGTCGCATCCGGCCAGAACGCCTGCTCCGCGTCCGTGCGGGACGGGTAGGCCGGTGACGACACGTGCGAGTGGTAGATGCCGATCAGGTCGAGGCCTGCGTCGTCGATCTCGTTCAGGATGCGGATCTGGTCACGCGACTCGATCCGGTAGTAGAACGGGCTCGGCTCGTCCGGCTCGGCGGGGAAGAAGCGCTCGGCCCGGTCGCCGCGGCCCGCGATGATGCCGCAGGCCTCGTTGGGGAGTCCCGCGCGCGCGTGCGCGACGATCTCGTCGCGCATCGCCGCCGGAATCACCACCAGACGCGCTCCTCCATCTTCGCCTCGAGCTCGTCGAGCGGCGTCGTGTAGAGGCCGGCGCTGAGGTACTTGGAACCGCCGTCGGCAAACAGCACGACGACGTTCTGCCCGTCCTCGAGCTCGCCCGCGACGCGCCGTGCGACAGCCAGCGCCGCGCCCGCGGACACGCCGGCGAAGATGCCCTCGAGGTCGAGCAGCTTGCGCAGCGCGAGCACCGACTCGGCGTTCGAGACGAGCACCTTGCGGTCGAGCTCGCGGATGTCGAGGATGGGCGGTGTGTAGCCGTCCTCCAGGCTTCGCAGACCCATGACGGGGTCGCCCTGGAGCGGCTCGGCGGCCACGATCTGCACGTCGGGGTTCGTTTCCCGCAGCCGACGGCCGTTGCCCATCAGCGTGCCGCCGGTGCCGAGGCCGGCGACGAATGCATCGACCTGGCCGCCGGGAACCTGCTCGAGGATCTCGACCGCCGTCCCGCAGTAGTGCGCGCCGGGGTTCGCCTCGTTCGCGTACTGGAACGGCATGAAGACGGACGGATCGCGCTGGGCGATCTCGCGCGCCATGGCCACGGCCCCGTTCGAGCCGAGGTTGCCGGGCGAGAAGATGATGTCGGCCCCGTACATGCGCAGCAGCTCGACGCGCTCGGTCGTCGCCGACTCGGGCATGACGACCGAGACGGGGTAGCCCTTCACCTTCCCGATCATCGCGAGCGCGATGCCGGTGTTGCCGCTGGTCGGCTCGAGGATGCGCTGGCCCGGCATCAGCTCGCCGGTCTCCTCCGCCGCCTCGACCATCGAGAGCGCGACGCGGTCCTTGACCGAGCCGGTCGGATTCTGCTCCTCGAGCTTCGCAAAGATGCGAACGCCGTCCTTCGGCGTCATGCGCGGCAGCTCGACCAGCGGAGTGTTCCCGACGGCCGAGAGTGCGGCGACGCGCTCCAGCTGGAGGCAGCCCATGCCTACCTCGCTCCTCCGGCCATGGCCGGGAGCACGATCACCGTCGCGTCGGGCGTCACGCTGGTTTCCAGGCCTTCGCCCAACCGGACGTCCTCGTTGTTGACGTAGACGTTCACGAACCGGTTCAGCTCGCCGCCCTCGTCCAGCAGGTGCCCCCGGATCCCGGGGTATCGGGTCGTCAGGTCGTCGAGAAGCTCGCGGACCGTGGCGCCGGTCGCGTCCACCTCGCGCGCGCCTCCGACGGCCTGCCGGAGGATTGGGGGCATGCGAACGGTGCTCACTTAGGCAACGGCCTCCTCGATCGTGAAGGGTGCGGCGGACACGGCGCGTGCCGGCGCGGCGCAGAACTGCTCGTAGTCGATGAACTCGATGTCACCAGGATCCTTGCTGCAGACCGGGCA from Gaiellales bacterium carries:
- a CDS encoding P1 family peptidase yields the protein MRARELGIRIGPFPSGEHGAITDVPGVRVGHTTLVEGDDVRTGVTVIRPHEGEALLDPVFAGHHRLNGNGEMTGIHWIEETGLLAGTIGLTNTHSVGVVRDAIVRDAVLHAPADEAVWSMPVVAETYDGGLNDINGQHVTAAHALAALASAAPGPVAEGSVGSGTGMVCHELKGGIGTASRVVPADQGGYTVGVLVQANHGRRQRLRVNGVPVGERLGSIPLPEYPWERQAGSGSIIVVVATDAPLLPLQCRRLAQRAALGVGRTGGAGEDGSGDLMLCFATGNRGLGALIAEGGTEVAVRTVAHARIGALFDAVIDATEEAILNAMLQSATMRGHRGTVVYGLDGEALAQALAAGSTAR
- a CDS encoding 4a-hydroxytetrahydrobiopterin dehydratase is translated as MAVLNELELTEALNSLGAGWQVQDGALHKRYDVNDFAAAMALANRIAEAAEGADHHPDMAVAWGRLELAWVSHSEGGITDRDVAMARRSDELASASS
- a CDS encoding M67 family metallopeptidase, which encodes MVIPAAMRDEIVAHARAGLPNEACGIIAGRGDRAERFFPAEPDEPSPFYYRIESRDQIRILNEIDDAGLDLIGIYHSHVSSPAYPSRTDAEQAFWPDATYVIVSLAGGGADVKGYRIADMAASEEPLVIE
- a CDS encoding Lrp/AsnC family transcriptional regulator encodes the protein MPPRELSDTDRAIIDILQREGRTTYAEIGSRVGISATAAHERIKKLEARGVIMGYQAAIDPAQVGAGITAFVFVSQAAGPRGHLEELFADLPWVQECHHVAGDETLLLKVRAESMPALEHLVWDIRSLDSVERTRTVVVLATVFENRPVAAAGVAAGSNGGSAPNAG
- a CDS encoding cysteine synthase family protein, with the translated sequence MGCLQLERVAALSAVGNTPLVELPRMTPKDGVRIFAKLEEQNPTGSVKDRVALSMVEAAEETGELMPGQRILEPTSGNTGIALAMIGKVKGYPVSVVMPESATTERVELLRMYGADIIFSPGNLGSNGAVAMAREIAQRDPSVFMPFQYANEANPGAHYCGTAVEILEQVPGGQVDAFVAGLGTGGTLMGNGRRLRETNPDVQIVAAEPLQGDPVMGLRSLEDGYTPPILDIRELDRKVLVSNAESVLALRKLLDLEGIFAGVSAGAALAVARRVAGELEDGQNVVVLFADGGSKYLSAGLYTTPLDELEAKMEERVWW
- a CDS encoding MoaD/ThiS family protein; protein product: MPPILRQAVGGAREVDATGATVRELLDDLTTRYPGIRGHLLDEGGELNRFVNVYVNNEDVRLGEGLETSVTPDATVIVLPAMAGGAR